The following are encoded in a window of Arthrobacter sp. OAP107 genomic DNA:
- a CDS encoding LysR substrate-binding domain-containing protein encodes MDIKHRQLVQLLPILPLLAELGRTQHITETAELLGVPQSTVSRALARASAAVGTDLLVRDGRGVRLTPAATTLLPYVESALAEFRAGLDLVRHESEVVRGRIAVTFQHTFGEATLPLLISAFRNRYPQTEFDLSQGSRDSCLAELSSGAADLALTAPVAPAGRTIGSAALYREPLRLVVHHRHQLADRKSVSMAEIRKDPFVALESGYGLRSLTDALFREAGFRPRIAFESQDSHTARGLVSAGLGVSILPPEGGSGPGRGVTADTGDLGWVEIALESELAYREIGLAWRERRSVREGEPDAVRLFRELVLDEGPALLAGLVRARSGA; translated from the coding sequence TTGGACATCAAGCATAGGCAGCTGGTGCAGCTGCTGCCGATTCTGCCGCTGCTGGCGGAGCTGGGGCGGACACAGCACATCACCGAGACCGCCGAGCTGCTGGGCGTTCCGCAGTCGACCGTCAGCCGCGCCCTGGCACGCGCCAGCGCTGCAGTGGGGACCGATTTGCTCGTCCGGGACGGCAGGGGAGTGCGGCTGACTCCTGCCGCCACGACGCTGTTGCCCTATGTGGAGTCGGCGCTGGCCGAGTTCCGCGCCGGCCTGGACCTTGTCCGGCACGAGTCGGAGGTGGTGCGCGGCCGGATCGCTGTGACCTTCCAGCACACGTTCGGCGAGGCGACGCTGCCACTGCTCATCAGCGCGTTCCGGAACCGCTATCCGCAGACCGAGTTCGATCTCAGCCAGGGCTCACGTGACAGCTGCCTGGCCGAACTCTCCTCCGGCGCCGCCGATCTCGCCCTGACCGCGCCCGTGGCGCCCGCCGGCAGGACCATCGGCTCCGCCGCGCTGTACCGGGAGCCGCTGCGGCTCGTGGTGCACCACCGGCACCAGCTGGCGGACCGGAAGTCGGTGAGCATGGCCGAGATCCGGAAAGACCCTTTCGTAGCGCTCGAATCCGGTTACGGGCTGCGCTCGCTGACGGATGCCCTGTTCCGGGAAGCCGGTTTCCGGCCGCGGATCGCCTTTGAGAGCCAGGATTCACACACCGCCCGCGGCCTGGTGTCCGCCGGGCTGGGCGTGAGCATCCTTCCGCCGGAGGGCGGCAGCGGCCCGGGCCGGGGCGTCACGGCGGACACCGGGGATCTGGGCTGGGTCGAAATCGCGCTGGAATCGGAACTGGCATACCGCGAAATCGGCCTGGCCTGGCGTGAGCGCCGCAGCGTGCGGGAGGGCGAACCGGACGCCGTGCGCCTCTTCCGGGAGCTGGTGCTGGACGAGGGGCCGGCTCTGCTGGCGGGGCTGGTCCGCGCCCGGTCGGGCGCCTGA
- a CDS encoding BadF/BadG/BcrA/BcrD ATPase family protein, with product MTNSDNLSGAAPGASNAASSSPAFAGADAGAARPDGVVIGLDIGGTKTRGVRFEHGEPVADGSVGSANVQNVSRAEAAAHLAELFAKIGSGPVAQVYAGAGGIDTEEDAAALAALIEPHAPGARITVVHDSRLLLAAGGASTGVAVIAGTGSAAWGTNGGGEARAGGWGYLLGDEGSGYWLGREAVRHSLRRMNQGQEPDELTRALLDSCNTDDPNKLIALFHSPETGRRFWAQQARLVVEAADAGHSVSRGLIDQAGKDLADMAAQVLRQLELDGPVILGSGLGMNVVRLQESFRKHLAAAGVSDVRILEQDPVFGVPLLVREQA from the coding sequence GTGACTAACTCTGACAACCTATCCGGTGCGGCCCCCGGTGCGTCCAATGCAGCTTCGTCCAGTCCGGCCTTCGCCGGTGCTGATGCCGGCGCCGCCCGGCCAGACGGCGTCGTGATCGGACTCGACATCGGCGGCACCAAAACCAGGGGCGTCCGCTTCGAGCACGGGGAACCGGTAGCAGACGGGAGCGTGGGAAGCGCCAACGTCCAGAACGTCAGCCGCGCCGAAGCCGCTGCGCATCTGGCGGAGCTTTTCGCCAAGATCGGCAGCGGACCCGTGGCACAGGTCTACGCCGGCGCCGGCGGGATCGACACCGAGGAGGACGCCGCCGCCCTGGCCGCCCTGATCGAGCCGCACGCCCCGGGTGCCCGGATCACCGTGGTCCACGACTCACGGCTCCTGCTGGCGGCCGGGGGCGCCAGCACCGGCGTCGCAGTCATTGCGGGCACCGGCTCGGCGGCCTGGGGCACGAACGGCGGCGGCGAGGCGCGGGCCGGCGGCTGGGGCTACCTCCTGGGTGACGAAGGCAGCGGCTACTGGCTGGGCCGGGAGGCCGTGCGGCACAGCCTGCGGCGCATGAACCAGGGGCAGGAACCGGATGAGCTGACCCGGGCGCTGCTGGACTCCTGCAACACCGATGACCCGAACAAGCTGATCGCGCTCTTCCACTCCCCGGAGACGGGCCGCCGCTTCTGGGCGCAGCAGGCCCGGCTGGTGGTGGAGGCGGCCGACGCCGGCCACAGTGTTAGCCGGGGCCTGATCGACCAGGCGGGCAAGGACCTGGCCGACATGGCCGCCCAGGTCCTCCGGCAGCTGGAGCTGGACGGACCGGTCATTCTTGGCAGCGGCCTGGGCATGAACGTTGTCCGGCTCCAGGAGTCCTTCCGGAAACACCTCGCCGCGGCGGGGGTCAGCGACGTGCGCATCCTGGAGCAGGATCCCGTCTTCGGTGTTCCGCTGCTGGTCCGCGAGCAGGCCTGA
- a CDS encoding Lrp/AsnC family transcriptional regulator translates to MSSNPKNIRPAAGHEPLDAIDERLLAALVDDARISNKQLAELVGIAPSTALMRTRALSDRGIIQGYEAKLSLSAIGRSVQALIAVRLRAHDREQIDRFTSRVPKLPAVLSTFHTSGSVDYLLHIAVATTEDLRDWVLDNLATDPVVGHTETTLVFDHMQGNHGPLPDQD, encoded by the coding sequence GTGAGCAGCAACCCGAAGAATATTCGGCCGGCGGCGGGGCACGAACCGCTCGACGCCATCGATGAGCGGCTGCTCGCGGCCCTGGTGGACGACGCCCGGATCTCCAACAAACAGCTGGCGGAGCTGGTGGGCATCGCCCCCTCCACCGCCCTCATGCGGACCCGCGCACTCTCGGACCGGGGCATCATCCAGGGATACGAGGCGAAACTGAGCCTTTCCGCGATCGGCCGTTCGGTGCAGGCGCTGATCGCCGTCCGGCTCCGCGCGCACGACCGGGAGCAGATCGACCGGTTCACCTCCCGCGTCCCCAAGCTGCCCGCCGTGCTGTCGACCTTCCACACGTCGGGCTCGGTCGACTATCTGCTGCACATCGCCGTCGCCACCACAGAGGACCTGCGGGACTGGGTTCTGGACAACCTCGCCACCGACCCCGTGGTGGGCCACACCGAAACCACACTGGTGTTCGACCACATGCAGGGCAATCACGGGCCGCTGCCCGACCAGGACTGA
- a CDS encoding 2-nitropropane dioxygenase: protein MSALSLNQSVSGYRRASVLEAVAVRVGAGLVAWAERRRVVPEETVRQQRNAARRRDELALLRGDILGAAHSGLLLPAAKGEGPRSGRTG from the coding sequence ATGAGTGCTTTATCGCTCAACCAGTCCGTCTCCGGCTACCGCCGTGCCTCTGTCCTGGAAGCTGTGGCGGTCCGTGTCGGCGCCGGCCTGGTGGCGTGGGCGGAGCGGCGCAGGGTTGTTCCGGAGGAAACCGTGCGGCAGCAGCGCAACGCCGCGCGTCGCCGGGACGAGCTGGCCCTCCTCCGGGGCGACATACTCGGCGCAGCGCACTCGGGCCTGCTGCTTCCCGCCGCCAAGGGTGAAGGCCCGCGCTCCGGCAGGACGGGTTAG
- a CDS encoding helix-turn-helix domain-containing protein translates to MATHPTPEAPDVQELPYPVRKMDPASLRALAHPLRVQILEMLSRYGAQTACSLGELLGESSGSTSYHLRQLAKHDFVREVEGKGTARERWWERPRGAIEVSSPELASSPATQEASRLVNREFEHRRQAVLADFMAHGADTLDRDWLEAATVSTANVRMNEEQLDAYTRAMEAYSYRLLEEIRGEGDQEGARPVQIHFNAFPILGVPASAGTRGQRKTQNPPQAESSSTKKSASPERKEP, encoded by the coding sequence ATGGCCACCCACCCCACCCCCGAAGCCCCTGATGTGCAGGAACTGCCGTACCCCGTCCGGAAGATGGACCCCGCCTCCCTCAGGGCCCTGGCCCATCCGCTGCGGGTCCAGATCTTGGAAATGCTGTCACGGTACGGCGCGCAGACGGCGTGCAGCCTCGGCGAGCTGCTGGGGGAGTCCAGCGGTTCCACAAGCTATCACCTGCGCCAGCTGGCCAAGCACGACTTCGTCCGGGAGGTCGAGGGAAAAGGCACGGCACGGGAACGGTGGTGGGAACGGCCGCGCGGCGCCATCGAGGTGTCCTCGCCTGAACTTGCCAGTTCCCCCGCCACCCAGGAAGCGTCGCGGCTGGTCAATCGGGAGTTCGAGCACCGCCGCCAGGCCGTGCTCGCCGATTTCATGGCGCACGGGGCGGACACCCTGGACCGCGACTGGCTGGAAGCGGCCACGGTCAGCACCGCCAACGTGCGGATGAATGAGGAGCAGCTGGACGCGTACACACGGGCCATGGAGGCCTACTCCTACCGGCTGCTGGAGGAGATCCGCGGCGAGGGGGACCAGGAGGGGGCCCGGCCCGTGCAGATCCACTTCAACGCCTTCCCCATCCTCGGTGTCCCCGCTTCCGCAGGCACCCGCGGCCAGCGCAAGACGCAGAACCCGCCCCAAGCGGAATCCAGCAGCACAAAAAAGTCAGCGAGTCCCGAAAGGAAAGAGCCATGA
- a CDS encoding MFS transporter, with product MPTPHKHAPRSSPGQSRPPAGSGWNGHRKGSQAYGRILAGLAFAGVATFAQLYSTQAVLPVMAAELRVSAAEAALTISLATVGLAVTVIPWSFLADRIGRVKAMTWGICLATALGLLVPLATSFPVLLGLRMLEGMALGGIPAIAIAYLNEEIDRAHAAVAAGSYVAGTTLGGLAGRLVAGPAGELWGWRAAALAVSVLATVAAVLFLVLIPKARGFSPARGMGLRGAARTLSGHLANPRLLALYVQAFLLMGGFVAVYNYLGFRLSGEPFSLPATLISLIFLAYLSGTVTSRWAGALTQRFGRRTVLLAGIAVMAAGLALTLTQVLVLILAGLIIFTGGFFAAHSIGSGWTGAIAQTGRAQAASLYNLAYYLGSSILGWAGGLVFQSFGWPALAAAVIILGCTTAVITAVVHPTSGRQRQPRRQDEASLQHS from the coding sequence ATGCCAACGCCCCACAAGCACGCTCCCCGAAGTTCGCCGGGCCAGTCCCGGCCGCCGGCAGGCAGCGGGTGGAACGGGCACCGGAAGGGTTCACAGGCCTACGGCAGGATCCTGGCTGGCCTGGCGTTCGCCGGCGTGGCCACTTTCGCGCAGCTCTATTCCACCCAGGCAGTGCTCCCCGTCATGGCCGCCGAGCTGCGGGTGAGCGCCGCGGAGGCCGCGCTGACCATTTCGCTGGCCACCGTAGGCCTCGCCGTCACCGTCATCCCCTGGTCGTTCCTCGCCGACCGGATCGGGAGGGTAAAGGCCATGACGTGGGGCATCTGCCTGGCCACGGCCCTGGGACTGCTGGTGCCGCTGGCCACGTCCTTCCCCGTCCTGCTGGGCCTCCGGATGCTGGAGGGCATGGCCCTGGGCGGCATTCCTGCCATCGCGATCGCCTACCTCAACGAGGAAATCGACCGGGCGCACGCCGCCGTCGCCGCGGGCAGCTACGTCGCGGGCACCACGCTGGGCGGACTGGCCGGCAGGCTGGTGGCCGGACCGGCGGGGGAACTCTGGGGATGGCGCGCCGCCGCCCTCGCGGTCTCCGTCCTGGCCACCGTGGCGGCCGTGCTCTTCCTGGTCCTTATCCCCAAGGCCCGCGGATTCAGCCCGGCCCGTGGGATGGGCCTCCGCGGTGCTGCCAGGACCCTGTCCGGCCATCTGGCCAATCCGCGGCTGCTGGCGCTCTACGTGCAGGCCTTCCTGCTGATGGGCGGCTTCGTGGCCGTCTACAACTATCTCGGGTTCCGGCTCTCCGGCGAGCCGTTCAGCCTTCCGGCCACGCTCATCAGCCTCATCTTTCTGGCCTACCTGTCGGGCACCGTCACCTCGCGCTGGGCCGGCGCCCTCACGCAGCGCTTCGGCCGGCGCACGGTGCTGCTGGCCGGCATTGCGGTAATGGCGGCTGGCCTGGCCCTCACCCTTACCCAGGTGCTGGTGCTGATACTGGCCGGCCTCATCATTTTCACCGGCGGCTTCTTCGCGGCCCACAGCATCGGCTCAGGCTGGACCGGAGCCATCGCCCAGACCGGCCGGGCCCAGGCAGCGTCGCTGTACAACCTCGCGTACTACCTCGGTTCCAGCATTCTGGGCTGGGCAGGTGGACTGGTGTTCCAGTCCTTCGGCTGGCCGGCGCTGGCTGCCGCCGTCATCATCCTGGGATGCACGACGGCGGTGATCACCGCCGTCGTGCATCCCACTTCCGGGCGCCAGCGGCAGCCGCGCCGGCAGGACGAAGCAAGCCTCCAGCACTCCTGA